A section of the Styela clava chromosome 9, kaStyClav1.hap1.2, whole genome shotgun sequence genome encodes:
- the LOC120338784 gene encoding ropporin-1-like protein yields the protein MPPPENMYCAEQINVPPELPDILKQFTKAAIRTQPPDVLSWSAAYFSALSRGEALPVKRRLEPGATGLTIGLLDILYQQLHEKDMIGSELLEQKWKELGLPKEQLQEIMSAGNFVEEMEFLKFFAVACSHLGGKSVTQAMRIVCQILTDDPDGGACRISFDSFTTLFKYLASLSREISQAQIDSVLAHLKDDVEKQAGMVMPRNFLSPECPSLG from the coding sequence ATGCCTCCTCCAGAAAATATGTATTGTGCTGAGCAAATTAATGTTCCACCTGAGCTACCggatattttaaagcaatttaCTAAAGCCGCAATCAGAACCCAACCTCCCGACGTACTTTCATGGTCGGCAGCATACTTTTCTGCTCTTTCTAGAGGAGAAGCACTCCCTGTGAAACGACGTTTGGAGCCAGGCGCGACTGGATTAACAATTGGCCTACTCGACATATTATATCAACAACTCCACGAAAAGGACATGATCGGGTCTGAACTCCTGGAACAAAAGTGGAAAGAACTTGGCCTTCCTAAAGAACAACTACAAGAGATAATGAGTGCTGGAAATTTCGTTGAAGAGATGGAATTCTTGAAATTCTTCGCAGTTGCATGCAGCCATCTTGGAGGAAAAAGCGTAACCCAAGCTATGAGAATCGTATGCCAAATCTTGACAGATGATCCTGATGGTGGCGCCTGCAGAATTTCATTCGATAGTTTCACCACTCTCTTTAAGTACCTTGCAAGTCTCAGCCGCGAAATTTCGCAAGCTCAAATAGATTCTGTTCTTGCTCATCTCAAAGATGACGTCGAAAAGCAAGCAGGAATGGTGATGCCAAGAAATTTCTTGAGCCCAGAATGCCCAAGTCTTGGATAA